The Nocardioides sp. S-1144 genome includes a region encoding these proteins:
- a CDS encoding Rieske (2Fe-2S) protein, producing MSAPLASRRIVFQGLGALGVAAALAACGGGDDGGGSGSASEAPETGASLAATSEVPVGGGIILADQKLVITQPTEGTFKAFTSVCTHQGSPLDGVSEAGITCPLHGSVFSIADGSPESGPATQPLAEVQVRVEDGQLVAA from the coding sequence GTGAGTGCGCCGCTCGCCTCCCGGCGCATCGTCTTCCAGGGCCTCGGCGCCCTGGGCGTGGCCGCCGCCCTCGCCGCGTGCGGCGGCGGTGACGACGGCGGTGGCAGCGGGTCGGCGTCCGAGGCGCCCGAGACGGGCGCCTCGCTGGCGGCGACGTCCGAGGTGCCGGTCGGTGGCGGGATCATCCTCGCCGACCAGAAGCTCGTCATCACCCAGCCCACGGAGGGCACGTTCAAGGCGTTCACCTCCGTCTGCACCCACCAGGGCTCGCCCCTCGACGGCGTGAGCGAGGCGGGCATCACCTGCCCGCTGCACGGCAGCGTCTTCTCGATCGCCGACGGCTCACCCGAGTCCGGCCCCGCCACGCAGCCGCTGGCCGAGGTCCAGGTCCGGGTCGAGGACGGCCAGCTCGTCGCTGCCTGA
- a CDS encoding Rieske (2Fe-2S) protein — protein MSNPAFTRRRALAGASSVGLALPVLSACGDDGGSSSGTMPSDAPSSSSSSAAAPTTPSASSDPAEPSEPTTPEGAAGVVGTADVPVGGGVIIAGSKIVVTQPSAGDIKVFSSICTHQGCPVTQVTDVITCTCHGSTFDLSTGDVLGGPASAPLPAVDFTVDGDQVVLS, from the coding sequence GTGAGCAACCCCGCCTTCACCCGCCGTCGTGCCCTCGCGGGTGCCAGCTCCGTCGGCCTCGCCCTGCCCGTCCTGTCCGCGTGCGGCGACGACGGCGGCTCGTCGTCGGGCACCATGCCGTCCGACGCACCGTCCTCGAGCTCCTCGAGCGCAGCGGCACCGACCACGCCGTCCGCGTCGTCGGACCCGGCCGAGCCGTCGGAGCCGACGACGCCCGAGGGGGCCGCCGGCGTCGTCGGCACCGCCGACGTCCCGGTCGGGGGCGGGGTGATCATCGCCGGCAGCAAGATCGTCGTCACCCAGCCGTCGGCGGGCGACATCAAGGTCTTCAGCAGCATCTGCACCCACCAGGGTTGTCCGGTCACGCAGGTCACCGACGTGATCACGTGCACCTGTCACGGCAGCACGTTCGACCTCTCGACCGGCGACGTGCTCGGCGGCCCGGCGTCCGCGCCGCTGCCCGCCGTCGACTTCACCGTCGACGGCGACCAGGTCGTGCTGTCGTGA
- a CDS encoding SDR family oxidoreductase, with protein MTGSVIITGAGPGVSGSLARLLAREGHPVGLVGADERAVGDLAADLADAGARVGSRLADLTDAEATHAAVTGLAAELGPVDVLHFNPSAFREKDPLELTAAELLEDVALGVGALLTVVRAARPHLREGSRITVTGSMAADEPWHRAASLGVQKAGVRNLVHSIDATLRDDGIRAVSVTVRGALSREGAFTPDRVAAAIRAALDQPVGEWRTEIPYSG; from the coding sequence ATGACCGGAAGCGTGATCATCACCGGGGCGGGCCCCGGCGTCAGCGGCTCGTTGGCCAGGCTCCTCGCCCGTGAGGGGCACCCGGTGGGGCTCGTCGGCGCCGACGAGCGCGCCGTCGGCGACCTCGCCGCCGACCTCGCCGACGCCGGCGCGCGGGTCGGGAGCCGGCTGGCCGACCTGACCGACGCCGAGGCGACCCACGCCGCCGTCACGGGTCTCGCCGCCGAGCTCGGGCCGGTCGACGTGCTGCACTTCAACCCGAGTGCGTTCCGCGAGAAGGACCCGCTGGAGCTCACCGCGGCCGAGCTGCTCGAGGACGTCGCCCTCGGCGTCGGCGCCCTGCTGACCGTGGTCCGGGCGGCGCGTCCCCACCTCCGCGAGGGCAGCCGGATCACGGTCACCGGCAGCATGGCCGCCGACGAGCCGTGGCACCGCGCGGCGTCCCTCGGTGTGCAGAAGGCCGGCGTGCGCAACCTCGTGCACAGCATCGACGCCACGCTGCGCGACGACGGCATCCGTGCCGTGTCGGTGACCGTGCGGGGCGCGCTGTCGCGCGAGGGCGCGTTCACGCCCGACCGGGTGGCCGCCGCGATCCGTGCGGCGCTGGACCAGCCGGTCGGGGAGTGGCGGACCGAGATCCCCTACAGCGGCTGA
- a CDS encoding HNH endonuclease signature motif containing protein has translation MAAPTAQLTDPALAAVRARDHAARQADVDRLLAVLDWATQHTTDADPGVVTFGERALTLGGPGCPAIEEFAAYDLAAALGSSTESGLKYLARALELHHRLPRLWAAVLAGRLPVWKAAKIADATMRLPLDGATHVDARLAQAVSTITYAQLDRLVDEAIARHAPDQVVPRPDSRHVAIDLDRPSIEGHVHLDAALSVPDALDLEQALQAGADALADAGSTDPLDVRRSIALGVLARGDQPLDLTTPPTRPLVVHVHQDSPDVGRCEMTRSPVTVETIRTWCATATHVTIKPVIDLEQHVHVEAYEAPDRLRDHIELRDLTCVFPHCRRPATRCDLDHITPYSTGGTTSSDNLAPLCRRHHRAKTHSPWTYTMTTPGTYHWTAPSGLTYRRDHHGTTALDPPPATPPAEPAEP, from the coding sequence ATGGCCGCACCCACCGCCCAGCTCACCGACCCGGCGCTGGCGGCGGTGCGCGCCCGCGACCACGCCGCCCGCCAGGCCGACGTCGACCGGCTCCTCGCGGTCCTCGACTGGGCCACCCAGCACACCACCGACGCCGACCCCGGGGTGGTGACCTTCGGCGAACGCGCCCTCACCCTCGGCGGCCCCGGCTGCCCGGCCATCGAGGAGTTCGCCGCCTACGACCTCGCCGCCGCCCTGGGCTCCTCCACCGAGTCCGGGCTGAAGTACCTCGCCCGCGCCCTCGAGCTGCACCACCGACTCCCCCGACTCTGGGCCGCGGTCCTCGCCGGACGCCTGCCGGTGTGGAAGGCCGCCAAGATCGCCGACGCCACCATGCGACTCCCCCTCGACGGCGCCACCCACGTCGACGCCCGGCTCGCCCAGGCCGTCTCCACCATCACCTACGCCCAGCTCGACCGTCTCGTCGACGAAGCCATCGCCCGTCACGCCCCCGACCAGGTCGTGCCCAGACCCGACAGCCGGCACGTGGCAATCGACCTGGACCGCCCGAGCATCGAGGGCCACGTCCACCTCGACGCCGCCCTGTCCGTGCCCGACGCCCTCGACCTCGAACAAGCACTGCAGGCAGGAGCCGACGCCCTCGCCGACGCCGGATCCACCGACCCCCTCGACGTCCGCCGCTCGATCGCCCTCGGCGTCCTCGCCCGCGGCGACCAACCCCTCGACCTCACCACCCCGCCCACCCGGCCACTCGTGGTCCACGTCCACCAGGACTCACCCGACGTCGGGCGCTGCGAGATGACCCGGAGTCCGGTCACCGTCGAGACCATCCGCACCTGGTGCGCCACCGCCACCCACGTCACCATCAAGCCCGTCATCGACCTCGAGCAGCACGTCCACGTCGAGGCCTACGAAGCACCCGACCGGTTGCGCGACCACATCGAGCTGCGCGACCTCACCTGCGTCTTCCCCCACTGCCGACGACCCGCCACCCGCTGCGACCTCGACCACATCACCCCGTACTCAACCGGCGGCACCACCAGCAGCGACAACCTCGCCCCACTGTGCCGACGACACCACCGCGCCAAGACCCACAGCCCGTGGACGTACACGATGACCACACCGGGCACCTACCACTGGACCGCACCATCGGGCCTCACCTACCGACGCGACCACCACGGCACCACCGCCCTCGACCCACCACCAGCCACGCCACCAGCCGAGCCTGCCGAACCCTGA
- a CDS encoding MBL fold metallo-hydrolase, producing the protein MVTMDDRADDYTGEVTVGGGADVRELAHLTITKVAVDEKMSNNCYLLRCRETGEQLLVDAADSAGTLLPLVGDAGLRTVVTTHQHWDHHRALAAVVEATGAEVVAGVPDAAAITEQTGVPVTRPVGQGDTVTVGACALSVIAIAGHTPGSVALVYDDTADGGQHHLFTGDTLFPGGVGGTFGDAAAFQQLIGDVETKVFGTLPDATWFYPGHGSDSTLGAERPSLPQWRERGY; encoded by the coding sequence ATGGTGACGATGGACGACCGGGCGGACGACTACACGGGCGAGGTGACGGTCGGCGGCGGCGCCGACGTCCGCGAGCTCGCGCACCTGACCATCACCAAGGTGGCGGTCGACGAGAAGATGAGCAACAACTGCTACCTCCTGCGCTGCCGGGAGACCGGCGAGCAGCTGTTGGTCGACGCCGCCGACTCGGCCGGGACGCTGCTCCCCCTCGTCGGCGACGCCGGCCTGCGCACCGTCGTCACGACGCACCAGCACTGGGACCACCACCGGGCGCTGGCCGCGGTCGTCGAGGCGACCGGGGCCGAGGTCGTGGCCGGCGTCCCCGACGCCGCCGCCATCACCGAGCAGACCGGCGTCCCCGTGACCCGGCCCGTCGGGCAGGGCGACACCGTGACCGTCGGCGCGTGCGCCCTGTCGGTGATCGCCATCGCCGGTCACACGCCCGGGTCGGTCGCGCTCGTCTACGACGACACCGCCGACGGCGGGCAGCACCACCTCTTCACCGGCGACACGCTCTTCCCCGGCGGGGTGGGCGGCACGTTCGGCGACGCGGCGGCGTTCCAGCAGCTCATCGGCGACGTGGAGACGAAGGTGTTCGGGACGCTCCCCGACGCGACCTGGTTCTACCCGGGCCACGGGTCGGACTCCACGCTGGGCGCCGAGCGGCCGTCGCTGCCCCAGTGGCGCGAGCGCGGCTACTGA
- a CDS encoding flavodoxin family protein, translating to MPRLLIVHHSPTPLVRTLTDAVVAGAHDDAIEGVEVVIRDALEATADDVLAADGYLLGTTANFGYMSGALKHFLDTIFLDAGGALSDDGSGTPGSGGRKPYGLWVHGRYDTTGAVRSVVSIVQALPWRRAADVLEVLGEVGEAERERAHELGATLAALLA from the coding sequence GTGCCGCGCCTCCTGATCGTCCACCACTCCCCGACCCCGCTCGTGCGGACGCTGACCGACGCCGTCGTGGCCGGGGCGCACGACGACGCGATCGAGGGCGTCGAGGTCGTCATCCGGGACGCCCTGGAGGCCACCGCGGACGACGTGCTGGCCGCCGACGGCTACCTGCTCGGGACGACGGCCAACTTCGGTTACATGTCGGGCGCGCTGAAGCACTTCCTCGACACGATCTTCCTCGACGCCGGCGGCGCGCTGTCCGACGACGGCTCGGGGACGCCGGGCAGCGGCGGGCGGAAGCCGTACGGGCTCTGGGTGCACGGGAGGTACGACACGACCGGGGCGGTGCGCAGCGTCGTCTCGATCGTGCAGGCGCTGCCCTGGCGGCGGGCCGCCGACGTCCTGGAGGTGCTCGGCGAGGTGGGCGAGGCCGAGCGCGAGCGTGCCCACGAGCTGGGTGCCACCTTGGCCGCGCTGCTCGCCTGA
- a CDS encoding maleylpyruvate isomerase family mycothiol-dependent enzyme encodes MTHDVLDVSTQRLVRTIDSLPDDAYPAPSLLPGWTRGHVVAHLALNAEALAGALRGVVEGRPVPMYGSPEGRDADIESLAATSPSALRDRLLASTTVLGEALRHLPADSLDTEIERTPHGPGFAAGDVMAMRWREVEIHHVDLDAGYTRADWPATFAEVLVSQLAQRAGATLVATDLDQTWQAGGDDDATPRVSGTAADLGWWLTGRGDGDGLTTDGELPRIGAW; translated from the coding sequence GTGACCCACGACGTGCTCGACGTCTCGACCCAACGGCTGGTCCGGACCATTGATTCCCTGCCCGACGACGCCTACCCGGCACCGTCCCTCCTGCCCGGGTGGACCCGCGGGCACGTGGTCGCCCACCTGGCCCTCAACGCCGAGGCCCTCGCCGGGGCGCTGCGCGGCGTCGTCGAGGGTCGCCCGGTCCCGATGTACGGGTCCCCGGAGGGCCGCGACGCCGACATCGAGTCGCTCGCGGCGACGTCGCCGTCCGCGCTGCGCGACCGGCTGCTCGCCAGCACGACCGTCCTCGGCGAGGCCCTGCGCCACCTGCCCGCCGACTCCCTCGACACCGAGATCGAGCGCACGCCCCACGGGCCGGGCTTCGCGGCCGGCGACGTGATGGCGATGCGGTGGCGCGAGGTGGAGATCCACCACGTCGACCTCGACGCCGGGTACACCCGCGCCGACTGGCCGGCGACCTTCGCCGAGGTGCTGGTCTCCCAGCTCGCGCAGCGCGCGGGCGCGACCCTCGTCGCCACCGACCTCGACCAGACCTGGCAGGCTGGCGGCGACGACGACGCGACGCCCCGGGTGTCCGGCACGGCCGCCGACCTCGGCTGGTGGCTCACCGGTCGCGGCGACGGCGACGGACTGACCACGGACGGCGAGCTGCCGAGGATCGGAGCATGGTGA
- a CDS encoding pyridine nucleotide-disulfide oxidoreductase encodes MLPRDRYGLAVTTAPEAAAAYDRGLGGVLSLRTGSAEAFAASIVLDPTFALGHAALALVGHDLCIQVDIAARVRDAERWAHRGTPREQSHVAAVLAHLRGDGRSIVRHLEQYPVDALLLSAAVPTIAFAGVTEVPEQAWAIVEAAAPAYGDDWWYAGLLAFVRQEQRRFDEAYDLSCASLAAQPDAGHSAHARAHVHYETGDHGAGLAWMDAWVTGDGARIESLTHFSWHAALHELSLGDLDAVRRRYEGQLRPEHATGCRSLVDTGSLLVRWALSPGAGAVPGLDGVATAVGPDVLVRPVTPFLGMHAAVALLALGDGTGLASLAGWTASHANPTHREVVAPLARALALLHAGQHSAGATALAALEGSIWRVGGSDAQRELVEEVRVAALLRSGRWDEARVLLDARLDRRPSARDAAWRTSCCAGSADASTSGSDELAVLDPDLDLGQRLRGGAGLG; translated from the coding sequence ATGCTTCCCCGTGACCGCTACGGCCTGGCCGTGACCACCGCGCCCGAGGCCGCCGCCGCCTACGACCGCGGGCTCGGCGGCGTGCTCAGCCTCCGCACCGGTTCCGCCGAGGCGTTCGCCGCCTCGATCGTCCTCGACCCGACCTTCGCGCTCGGCCACGCCGCGCTCGCGCTCGTCGGCCACGACCTCTGCATCCAGGTCGACATCGCCGCCCGGGTGCGCGACGCCGAGCGCTGGGCGCACCGCGGCACCCCGCGCGAGCAGAGCCACGTCGCCGCCGTCCTGGCGCACCTGCGCGGCGACGGCCGCTCCATCGTCCGGCACCTGGAGCAGTACCCCGTCGACGCGCTGCTGCTCTCGGCCGCTGTCCCGACGATCGCGTTCGCCGGGGTGACCGAGGTCCCCGAGCAGGCCTGGGCGATCGTCGAGGCCGCGGCGCCGGCCTACGGCGACGACTGGTGGTACGCCGGGCTGCTCGCCTTCGTCCGCCAGGAGCAGCGGCGCTTCGACGAGGCCTACGACCTGTCCTGCGCGAGCCTGGCCGCACAACCGGACGCCGGGCACTCGGCGCACGCGCGGGCCCACGTGCACTACGAGACCGGGGACCACGGCGCCGGGCTGGCCTGGATGGACGCCTGGGTCACCGGCGACGGCGCCCGCATCGAGAGCCTGACCCACTTCTCCTGGCACGCGGCCCTGCACGAGCTCTCGCTCGGCGACCTCGACGCCGTGCGCCGCCGCTACGAGGGCCAGCTGCGTCCCGAGCACGCCACCGGCTGCCGCTCGCTCGTCGACACCGGCTCCCTGCTGGTGCGGTGGGCCCTGTCCCCCGGCGCGGGGGCGGTCCCCGGGCTCGACGGCGTCGCGACCGCGGTCGGGCCCGACGTCCTGGTCCGGCCGGTGACGCCGTTCCTCGGCATGCACGCCGCCGTGGCCCTCCTGGCCCTCGGCGACGGCACCGGGCTCGCCTCGCTGGCCGGCTGGACGGCGTCCCACGCGAACCCGACGCACCGCGAGGTCGTCGCTCCCCTGGCCCGCGCCCTGGCGCTGCTGCACGCCGGGCAGCACTCCGCCGGCGCCACCGCCCTCGCCGCGCTCGAGGGCTCGATCTGGCGGGTGGGCGGCTCGGACGCCCAGCGCGAGCTCGTCGAGGAGGTGCGGGTCGCGGCGCTGCTCCGCTCCGGCCGCTGGGACGAGGCCCGGGTGCTGCTCGACGCCCGCCTCGACCGGCGCCCCTCGGCGCGCGACGCCGCCTGGCGGACGTCGTGCTGTGCCGGCAGCGCCGACGCGAGCACCTCAGGCAGCGACGAGCTGGCCGTCCTCGACCCGGACCTGGACCTCGGCCAGCGGCTGCGTGGCGGGGCCGGACTCGGGTGA
- a CDS encoding septum formation family protein — MARSRPTTWRSGATVVVATLAALLAGCGTPTQADPDADPDQVDAVETPELGACRLLTIEEISAPSDATRTVDCSQKHTAQTYAVGELPDELRESEYDAPEVGEFAYRTCNTKLSAFLGADESLAMRTILSWAWFRPSEKAWDEGARWYRCDVVGGGEQSAALVPLPETAEGLLQGRPDDAWMACVAEPAFAGSKKIPCSQEHQWRAVTTIKLGEAADPYPGDRLSEVQSRDFCSKSVLAYLNYPVEYDFAYTWFHESEWNAGNRRSVCWARTSD, encoded by the coding sequence GTGGCCAGGAGCAGACCGACGACGTGGCGCAGCGGCGCGACCGTGGTCGTGGCGACCCTCGCGGCCCTCCTCGCCGGCTGCGGGACGCCGACCCAGGCCGACCCGGACGCCGACCCCGACCAGGTCGACGCGGTGGAGACGCCGGAGCTCGGGGCCTGCCGGCTGCTGACGATCGAGGAGATCTCGGCGCCGTCCGACGCCACCCGCACCGTCGACTGCAGCCAGAAGCACACCGCCCAGACCTACGCCGTCGGCGAGCTCCCCGACGAGTTGCGCGAGTCGGAGTACGACGCGCCCGAGGTGGGCGAGTTCGCCTACCGCACCTGCAACACCAAGCTCAGCGCCTTCCTCGGCGCCGACGAGAGCCTCGCGATGCGGACCATCCTCAGCTGGGCCTGGTTCCGTCCCTCGGAGAAGGCGTGGGACGAGGGCGCCCGCTGGTACCGCTGCGACGTCGTCGGCGGCGGCGAGCAGAGCGCCGCCCTGGTGCCGCTGCCGGAGACCGCCGAGGGCCTGCTCCAGGGCCGTCCGGACGACGCCTGGATGGCCTGCGTGGCCGAGCCCGCGTTCGCGGGGTCGAAGAAGATCCCGTGCAGCCAGGAGCACCAGTGGCGCGCCGTCACGACCATCAAGCTGGGCGAGGCCGCCGACCCGTACCCCGGCGACCGGCTCTCGGAGGTGCAGAGCCGCGACTTCTGCTCGAAGTCCGTGCTGGCCTACCTCAACTACCCGGTCGAGTACGACTTCGCCTACACCTGGTTCCACGAGAGCGAGTGGAACGCCGGCAACCGCCGCTCGGTCTGCTGGGCCCGGACCAGTGACTGA
- the uvrA gene encoding excinuclease ABC subunit UvrA: MADQLIIRGAREHNLKDVSIDLPRDSLIVFTGLSGSGKSSLAFDTIFAEGQRRYVESLSAYARQFLGQMDKPDVDFIEGLSPAVSIDQKSTSKNPRSTVGTITEVYDYLRLLFARAGRPHCPTCGAPIERQTPQQIVDRVLDLEDGARFQVLAPVVRGRKGEYVELFKQLQTQGFSRARVNGETHTLDEPPKLDKQKKHTIEVVVDRLAVKESSKRRLTDSVETALNLAGGLVVFDFVDRDAKHPDRELKFSEKMSCPNDHPIDTDDLEPRSFSFNSPFGACPTCSGLGTRMEVDPELVVPDPTATLADGAIQPWSQAHVADYFLKLMDALGQEVGFDLHTPWSDLPPAGRKAVLDGHKGKVHVVTRNRYGRERAYYAQFEGVRSYVERRHREAESDTSRERFEGYMREVPCPACSGSRLKAVSMAVTLGGRNIAEICHLPINETSEFLAGLELSARERQIGERVLKEIQERLQFLLDVGLDYLSLDRPSGSLSGGEAQRIRLATQIGAGLVGVLYVLDEPSIGLHQRDNQRLIETLVRLKDLGNTLIVVEHDEDTIKVADWVVDIGPGAGEHGGQVVHSGTVADLLTHPDSMTGQYLSGRREIPVPAIRRPRTVDRELRVHGAYENNLQHVDVSFPLGMFVAVTGVSGSGKSTLVNDILYTSLAKTIYRARTVPGRHQKITGLEHVDKVIHVDQSPIGRTPRSNPATYTGVFDHVRKLFASTPEAKMRGYLQGRFSFNVKGGRCEACAGDGTIKIEMNFLPDVYVPCEVCHGARYNRETLEVHYKGKTIAEVLDMPIEEAVEFFAAVPAIARHMKTLVEVGLGYVRLGQPATTLSGGEAQRVKLSSELQKRSTGRTVYVLDEPTTGLHFEDIRKLLLVLGRLVDAGNTVLVIEHNLDVIKTADWLVDMGPEGGSRGGTVVAEGTPEDVAGNPESYTGQFLAPLLVGREAKQPTRRKPAASAPLGRGPVVTKAAAKPARKAVAKKTAARKSATTGRTARTTGS; this comes from the coding sequence GTGGCTGACCAGCTCATCATCCGAGGCGCGCGCGAGCACAACCTCAAGGACGTCTCGATCGACCTCCCGCGCGACTCGCTCATCGTCTTCACGGGTCTCTCCGGCTCGGGCAAGTCGTCGCTGGCCTTCGACACCATCTTCGCCGAGGGCCAGCGCCGCTACGTCGAGTCGCTCTCGGCCTACGCCCGCCAGTTCCTCGGCCAGATGGACAAGCCCGACGTCGACTTCATCGAGGGTCTCTCGCCGGCGGTCTCCATCGACCAGAAGTCCACCTCGAAGAACCCGCGCTCCACCGTGGGCACCATCACCGAGGTCTACGACTACCTGCGGCTGCTGTTCGCCCGCGCCGGCCGGCCGCACTGCCCGACGTGCGGGGCGCCGATCGAGCGCCAGACCCCGCAGCAGATCGTCGACCGCGTCCTCGACCTCGAGGACGGCGCCCGCTTCCAGGTGCTCGCACCGGTGGTCCGCGGCCGCAAGGGCGAGTACGTCGAGCTCTTCAAGCAGCTGCAGACCCAGGGCTTCTCGCGCGCCCGGGTCAACGGCGAGACCCACACGCTCGACGAGCCGCCCAAGCTCGACAAGCAGAAGAAGCACACGATCGAGGTCGTCGTCGACCGGCTGGCGGTCAAGGAGTCCTCGAAGCGGCGGCTGACCGACTCGGTCGAGACCGCGCTCAACCTCGCCGGCGGCCTCGTGGTCTTCGACTTCGTCGACCGCGACGCGAAGCACCCCGACCGCGAGCTGAAGTTCAGCGAGAAGATGTCGTGCCCCAACGACCACCCGATCGACACCGACGACCTCGAGCCGCGCTCGTTCTCCTTCAACTCGCCGTTCGGCGCCTGCCCGACCTGCAGCGGCCTCGGCACCCGCATGGAGGTCGACCCCGAGCTCGTCGTCCCCGACCCGACCGCCACGCTCGCCGACGGCGCGATCCAGCCGTGGAGCCAGGCCCACGTCGCCGACTACTTCCTCAAGCTGATGGACGCGCTCGGCCAGGAGGTCGGCTTCGATCTCCACACCCCGTGGTCGGACCTGCCGCCGGCCGGGCGCAAGGCCGTCCTCGACGGTCACAAGGGCAAGGTGCACGTCGTCACCCGCAACCGCTACGGCCGTGAGCGCGCCTACTACGCCCAGTTCGAGGGCGTGCGGTCCTACGTCGAGCGCCGCCACCGCGAGGCCGAGAGCGACACGAGCCGCGAGCGGTTCGAGGGCTACATGCGCGAGGTGCCGTGCCCCGCGTGCAGCGGCAGTCGGCTCAAGGCCGTCTCGATGGCCGTCACCCTGGGCGGCCGCAACATCGCCGAGATCTGCCACCTGCCGATCAACGAGACCAGCGAGTTCCTCGCCGGCCTTGAGCTGTCCGCCCGCGAGCGCCAGATCGGCGAGCGGGTGCTCAAGGAGATCCAGGAGCGGCTGCAGTTCCTCCTCGACGTCGGCCTCGACTACCTCTCCCTCGACCGCCCGTCCGGGTCGCTGTCGGGCGGCGAGGCGCAGCGGATCCGGCTCGCCACGCAGATCGGCGCCGGTTTGGTCGGCGTCCTCTACGTGCTCGACGAGCCGTCGATCGGTCTGCACCAGCGCGACAACCAGCGGCTCATCGAGACCCTGGTGCGGCTCAAGGACCTCGGCAACACCCTCATCGTCGTCGAGCACGACGAGGACACCATCAAGGTCGCCGACTGGGTCGTCGACATCGGGCCCGGCGCCGGCGAGCACGGCGGCCAGGTGGTCCACTCGGGCACCGTCGCCGACCTGCTCACCCACCCCGACTCGATGACCGGCCAGTACCTCTCCGGCCGTCGCGAGATCCCGGTGCCGGCCATCCGGCGCCCGCGCACCGTCGACCGCGAGCTCCGCGTCCACGGCGCCTACGAGAACAACCTGCAGCACGTCGACGTGTCGTTCCCGCTCGGCATGTTCGTCGCCGTCACCGGGGTGTCGGGCTCGGGGAAGTCCACGCTGGTCAACGACATCCTCTACACCTCGCTGGCCAAGACGATCTACCGCGCCCGCACCGTGCCCGGCCGGCACCAGAAGATCACCGGCCTCGAGCACGTCGACAAGGTCATCCACGTCGACCAGTCGCCGATCGGCCGCACGCCGCGGTCCAACCCGGCCACCTACACCGGCGTCTTCGACCACGTCCGCAAGCTGTTCGCCTCGACCCCCGAGGCGAAGATGCGCGGCTACCTGCAGGGCCGGTTCTCCTTCAACGTCAAGGGCGGCCGCTGCGAGGCGTGCGCCGGCGACGGCACGATCAAGATCGAGATGAACTTCCTGCCCGACGTCTACGTCCCGTGCGAGGTCTGCCACGGCGCCCGCTACAACCGGGAGACGCTCGAGGTGCACTACAAGGGCAAGACGATCGCCGAGGTCCTCGACATGCCGATCGAGGAGGCGGTGGAGTTCTTCGCCGCCGTCCCCGCGATCGCGCGGCACATGAAGACCCTGGTCGAGGTCGGCCTCGGCTACGTCCGGCTCGGGCAGCCGGCGACCACGCTGTCGGGCGGCGAGGCGCAGCGCGTCAAGCTCTCCTCCGAGCTGCAGAAGCGCTCCACCGGCCGCACGGTCTACGTGCTCGACGAGCCCACCACCGGCCTGCACTTCGAGGACATCCGCAAGCTGCTCCTCGTCCTGGGCCGCCTGGTCGACGCCGGCAACACGGTGCTGGTGATCGAGCACAACCTCGACGTCATCAAGACCGCCGACTGGCTCGTCGACATGGGTCCCGAGGGCGGGTCCCGCGGCGGCACGGTGGTCGCCGAGGGCACCCCCGAGGACGTCGCCGGCAACCCGGAGAGCTACACCGGCCAGTTCCTGGCGCCGCTGCTCGTGGGCCGCGAGGCCAAGCAGCCCACCCGCCGCAAGCCGGCGGCCTCCGCGCCGCTCGGGCGGGGACCGGTGGTCACCAAGGCCGCGGCCAAGCCCGCCCGGAAGGCGGTGGCCAAGAAAACCGCGGCCCGGAAGAGCGCCACGACGGGGCGGACGGCCAGGACGACGGGCTCCTGA